The Castanea sativa cultivar Marrone di Chiusa Pesio chromosome 4, ASM4071231v1 sequence TTTTGGTGGGCCAATGAGTTTTCTCTGTCTACCAAAAAccaatttgaagaaaaaataaaagtaattttgCTTGAGCCTTTTACTTACCATCAATTATAATATACTTCTCTATGATATTTGTGTcctttcatctttttatttctttccagCCACCTACGGTCCTACACCGGTgctatgttcttttttttactcaaaaaaaaatgctatgttcTTTTAtgttctatttctttttcttttttattgatttcATTTCCCACTTGtttcttattctttctttttcatcttccttctttctttctttctttctttctttcctacTTGTTCAACGTTGAATTTGTACTCCTTTTTTTCCAttgttttataattaaaaaaaataacaaatataataacaaataaaagtaaaacaatatAATATGTGTAGtgtgttaatttttataaggtgtaatgtgttaatttttataaggtgtaattatattaatttttattgataataagtaattatttccttatttaatgtaataagaacataatagtaaatttatataagttACATTTTTTATCCTCTTGCTTTTCTCctcaattaaataaaagagagttttttacctgtcaattttttttgattcCTTAAGTTGGCCAATAAACTCAAGCTGAAATATGTTGATTTTTAAGGCTGATTCCAAGTCAAATTGTGAAACCTTGCAAGTTGCTCCCTTTCGGCccctagatattttttttttagtctccATTTAATCATTTATCATTATTACATCCACTCTTACTTTCCTTCTTTGTTGGGACTGCGTTTGTTCacaataatgtaatttttttgcCTCATATCATTACCCATTGGGCTAATAATTGTAACTGAGATGGGTCCATTAACACCTCTTCTCCTCTTCCatggtttttattttccaaaagcAAATTAGTAAGAAgattttgtaacaaaaattggGCCAAAGCAGGAAGGCCCAATAATTGAACAAAACTGGGTAGAGGCAAGACTCGGATTCCAAGTACTGGACCCGTAAACGGATCACAAAAACACAGATACATATCTTGATTCTTCTCTGATACCTTATCCCAACTCACAGCCAGTAAAAAACACTCCACAAACTCTCTCATCACTCACTCAACAATGACTCTAACCATAGCCAACGGTGGTGGTGTTGGTTGTGGCAGTAGTAGAGGTGGAATCCTCTACAGCAACCCCACCAAACACCCCTTCACCCTCCTCCCCATCAAGCGCCACCTCCTCTTCCCACCCTCAACCagaaccaccaccaccactctcCACATagtctcagccaagaaattttCCTCCAGAACCGGACGCCTCGACGGCAATAACCGGAGGGGCAACACCACAACCAAAGACCAAGATGAAAAAAAGCAACGTAATGACTTGGAGGACAGTAAGTTTAACAGTATTGAAGGTGGTGCTGTTGGTTCTTTTGAAGATGgtgctgttgctgctgctgatgGATATGTGTTGCCAGAGCTTCCGGGTGACAAGCCTGACTTCTGGGAAGGACCTCAGTGGGATGCTTTTGGTTTCTTTGTTCAGTACTTGTGGGCTTTCGGCATCGTTTTTGCGgtattcttcttttgttttccttcatttcTTCTTGTTCCTGTGGTTTCGTTGCTTGATTTTCTTGTTTCTtagtttgtttttatatatgtttttcatACTTTTGAATGATGGGGTTTTAGTTATACTCGATGCTATGTTGTTTGACTTCGATAGAATCTTGTTGAGTTGGAAAATTAATGTTAGTATGATAAACATGAAAAAGTTGAGCTCATTGAGACTGAGAATGAATTGTAGATATAAAGAAAGCAACCTTACTGCATCGAAAGTGACACGATCCTCTTATAGTTCCCTTTCCAAAACACTTCTCCTTCTCCACCACCACCCCTCTTTGTGACTCCAACTATAAAAGACAGGTTAATTTATTTGTCACGTCCAATTGGCACAGCCCCAACTTTGAAAGTCCTAGAGAAGGTGTACAAAAGGTCAATCAACTtaatttgtttgaaattttatgttaCTGAAGCTGGGATGAAGAAGATATCATGGCATTGAAAGGGTTAATTTTGTACTACCACATAGGTGCTCTTTTCATCCAAACAGATGGCTCTTACTACGTTAGAATATTGATTAAATGCCAAGATTCATCTTTTCCCATCAACTTAGGCTTTTAGGGTAAGTGGTAAATTGTCATGGTATTTGAACAAATGATTCTGATAAATGAATGAGTGAATAAATTAAGGGTTAATGAGGGTATATGGATCTAGCAGGATTGCTTAAGTGAATGAATGGATTAAGAAACTATATATATCAATAAGAATGACACAAGATTGTTCCAAATTATATTTATGGTTGGAGatatttgttaataataatGTTGAAGGCTACAATTTTGGGATTTCTTTATTTCCTCGTCTTGACttaacaaagaaaattaaagagtACCGAAGTATCTATATTAAGCCTTGTTGTTTTATCCTTGTATGAAAATTCAGAAGCCTTTGTACATGTGAAGGTTGAGAAGCTTTAATTTTGTACTGAGAGAACAAATACTGAGCTTTATGATCTTTATGTAATGCTGATTCAAATgaattttcaagatttttacTTATTATGCACATTCTAATTTGACTTGAGGAGGTAGCTTCTTATGACCATCAAGGCTtatattttgcacttttttcTTGACAGCTAATTGCATGTGGGGTTGCTGTGGCTACGTACAATGAAGGGGCAACAGATTTTAAGGAGACTCCTGCATACAAAGAATCAATTCAATCTCGAGAGCTTTTGGAAGAACCAGATGCATCAACCTCAGATGTGTTTGAGTCCAACCCAACAGAGGTGGCTCCTAGTTTGGAATAGTATCTCTATAGTGAGTGAAAACAAGGTTTACTTCTGGGATATGATATAATTGTAGACAAAGAAACATTCCACCTGAGGGCATCAAGCTTAGTAGGTAAATTTCCTGCATATAAGTTGTAACTTTGAGATTTGATACAGAAAACTTTGGTAGTATGCATTGAGTTTACAAACAAATTGTTGAAACATCTATTGATACGATCTCTGCTGTTTTCATGTCCTTTTACCAAGGTTCTGAGATTTGGTTTTGGGTAACTTCCTGTGATAGTCAAATTTCCTGGTTGAAACATCATGTAAACAGAAAAACTTTTAGTCGAAAGCAGGGGTTGTATATTGCTTTCTGATATACGTTAATCTTTTGAAGATTGAGACCTGGTAGTAGGACATGCAATTTGGCAGGTAGCTATTTAGTTTGACACACCAAAGATTTCCATGAGAACCTCGATAACCACCAAAGTGATCTCTAACAGGGACGGAACCAGGATTTGAATCTAGGGTGAGCCAAAgcatgaaccaaaaaaatttcatgtgacatggtttattaaaaaaaaaaaaatcatggtagACAAAAAATTGCACTTTATTACCTACATATTTAAGTCAAGAAGGATATAATATAAACCAAAAAGTTGAAAGTTACAACATGATATTCTAACCTTtttcgaagaagaagaaaaaaagaagaggactTCAGATCTCCAGATTTTGGGTAATTAGaattaatatgttgattttatCATGTTGACCAACTCACCAATAcgataatctcatatttttggATGCAACTGAAAATCACACTAATGAAGTTTTACAAAACTTTGTTTgaggattttaaaaaattgggatATCAATATTAAGAGTTGGCAATGCTATGTCACTAATATTGGcttctaaaataattttggcattttatcttttgaaaaaaatagaaatattgtAATTCACTTTCCCATAGtttataaatcaattaaaaaatcataaattgttGTAACCCctaagggaattttttttttctatgagaattttttttgttatgaattattGAATTATGATATTAGTGAATTGGGGATTTTTTGTTCATCCTATATACTATctaaatttttccaaaattttggggctTGGGGGGTgcccccccctcccctcccctcccaCCCCTAGTAGGTCCGTCCCTAATCTCTACAAACTGATTTTTGTTAATTGGCACTTAAatatgtcttcttcttttttttttttagaaaaggcACTCCAGCTTGAAAATGCCTATAGCATTCTTCCAAGCAACCCGTTATAACCATAAactattgtaattttattccaACGAAATATATGATAGcatccaaatacaaataaaaaaccatttCTAATAAGGGTAGTAAACATGTCTTCAATCCTAGACACCAAGATTTCATAAACACCTCAATACAATAATTTTGTCAACAGAAAAGCTGCCATAGTCGTCACAAGTGCAAAATCAACATCCGTCTTCAATTTGGTACTGGTGCTGGTGCTTCTGCCAAAGCCTAATCCCGTAATGTTGGTTCTGGGTGCTACTTG is a genomic window containing:
- the LOC142632142 gene encoding uncharacterized protein LOC142632142, with the protein product MTLTIANGGGVGCGSSRGGILYSNPTKHPFTLLPIKRHLLFPPSTRTTTTTLHIVSAKKFSSRTGRLDGNNRRGNTTTKDQDEKKQRNDLEDSKFNSIEGGAVGSFEDGAVAAADGYVLPELPGDKPDFWEGPQWDAFGFFVQYLWAFGIVFALIACGVAVATYNEGATDFKETPAYKESIQSRELLEEPDASTSDVFESNPTEVAPSLE